The following are from one region of the Candidatus Trichorickettsia mobilis genome:
- a CDS encoding enoyl-ACP reductase — MQNDVTGLLVGKKGLITGVANNMSIAWAIANAAKEEGANIAFTYPNEILAKRVIPLADEVGCDFVDQCDVASEESMDKLFTSIKQQWGKLDFIVHSIAFADKNELKGRYIDTSLRNFQNSMQISCYSLTALAQRAEVLMAPGSSILSLTYYGAEKVIPGYNVMGVAKAALEASIRYLAYDMGENGIRVNGISAGPIKTLASSGIGDFKTMLNIHAATSPLRRNTKQEDVAGAAVYLLSNYAAGVTGEIHHVDCGYNIMGMSQPSDN, encoded by the coding sequence ATGCAAAACGATGTTACAGGTTTATTAGTAGGAAAAAAAGGATTAATTACGGGTGTAGCAAATAATATGTCTATAGCTTGGGCCATTGCAAATGCAGCAAAAGAAGAAGGTGCAAATATTGCTTTTACTTATCCAAATGAAATTCTGGCAAAAAGAGTAATTCCTTTAGCAGACGAAGTAGGATGTGACTTCGTTGACCAATGTGATGTCGCTAGCGAAGAATCTATGGATAAGTTATTTACCTCAATAAAACAACAATGGGGTAAATTAGATTTTATTGTACATTCGATCGCTTTTGCAGATAAAAATGAGTTAAAAGGAAGATATATCGATACCAGCCTGAGGAATTTTCAGAACTCCATGCAGATTTCCTGTTATTCATTGACTGCCCTAGCTCAAAGAGCCGAAGTATTAATGGCACCTGGTAGTAGTATTCTAAGCTTGACTTACTACGGTGCAGAGAAAGTTATACCTGGTTACAACGTTATGGGAGTGGCAAAAGCTGCTCTTGAAGCAAGTATACGCTATTTAGCCTATGACATGGGAGAAAATGGCATTAGAGTAAATGGTATTTCTGCCGGACCTATTAAAACCCTTGCTTCTAGTGGTATTGGTGATTTCAAAACAATGCTCAATATTCATGCTGCCACTTCTCCTCTACGTCGTAACACCAAGCAAGAGGATGTTGCTGGTGCTGCTGTGTATTTGTTAAGCAATTATGCTGCTGGTGTCACTGGTGAAATACATCATGTTGATTGCGGGTATAATATTATGGGCATGAGTCAACCCTCAGATAATTAG
- a CDS encoding flagellar motor protein MotB, whose translation MSKSKSNVTIIYRRKLVDKSPTYKRTGTWKVAYADFITAMMAFFLMLWLLSVTPENTLQGVAQYFAVVRSDTEKTGGEGGGNDINLDDGMVGPTSASSSLVNGSPSRGRRINQQDSGMMSDVEKQHFLDIMNTIQKNVEIQDYIDNISVDVTDEGLRIQIMDSDNRPVFKPNTYELQPYMNKVLSVIGKMIKDQPNYLALSGHTASVKDKDALQRTEADYWFLSAMRANEIRKFLTKNLIKDDQVARIVGRADKEPFDPKDKYSPKNIRVSITLLNSSAVSRFQQSAPTGSSAPAGKQKNK comes from the coding sequence ATGTCAAAAAGCAAAAGTAATGTTACCATAATCTATAGGAGGAAATTAGTCGATAAAAGTCCTACCTATAAACGTACAGGTACTTGGAAAGTAGCTTATGCAGACTTTATTACTGCGATGATGGCTTTCTTTTTAATGTTATGGTTGCTTAGTGTTACCCCAGAGAATACATTGCAAGGAGTTGCGCAATATTTTGCGGTAGTAAGATCCGATACTGAGAAAACGGGTGGTGAAGGAGGTGGAAACGACATAAATCTTGATGATGGTATGGTTGGTCCTACTTCTGCTTCAAGTTCGTTAGTGAATGGTTCGCCTTCCAGAGGTCGCAGAATCAATCAGCAAGATAGTGGGATGATGAGTGATGTAGAAAAACAACATTTTCTTGATATCATGAATACCATCCAGAAAAATGTCGAGATTCAGGATTACATTGATAACATCAGCGTAGATGTTACTGATGAGGGTTTAAGAATACAGATTATGGACAGTGATAATCGTCCGGTTTTCAAACCTAATACTTATGAATTACAACCATATATGAACAAAGTACTAAGTGTCATCGGTAAAATGATTAAAGATCAGCCTAACTACTTAGCTCTTAGCGGCCATACAGCTAGTGTCAAAGATAAAGATGCACTTCAAAGAACAGAAGCTGATTATTGGTTTTTATCAGCTATGCGTGCAAATGAAATTCGTAAATTTTTGACTAAAAATTTAATAAAAGATGACCAAGTTGCGCGAATAGTCGGTAGAGCTGACAAAGAACCATTCGATCCAAAGGATAAATATAGTCCTAAAAATATCAGAGTAAGTATCACCTTGCTTAATAGTTCAGCGGTTAGTCGTTTTCAACAATCGGCGCCAACAGGCTCATCAGCGCCAGCAGGAAAACAAAAAAATAAATAG
- the motA gene encoding flagellar motor stator protein MotA produces the protein MLFVIGFIVVFASVITGYKMHSGDLSVLWQPNEIIIIVGAGFGSILIGNPWGVIVKTVKSLKSLFVGGSVYDKNDYLELLLFCFNTFKLMKVKGMLEIESHIENPDESELFAQAPSLKKEAFMYRFVTDNLRIVTMGADNSYQFEDLVSKEIEVYEDGINAPSKVILTLADALPALGIVAAVLGVIVTMRSIAEPPEILGALIAAALVGTFTGVLLAYGLFGPMGNFLAKNAEYRVEYLECIKVGFLSYLNNNPPIIIVEYMRKCIPDAVRPTFQELDNFISGDTMKIMN, from the coding sequence ATGTTATTTGTTATAGGTTTTATAGTTGTTTTTGCTTCAGTGATTACGGGCTATAAAATGCACTCTGGAGACCTGTCTGTACTTTGGCAGCCTAATGAAATCATAATTATTGTCGGCGCTGGCTTTGGCTCCATCTTAATTGGTAATCCGTGGGGAGTGATAGTAAAAACAGTAAAATCATTGAAAAGCTTATTTGTAGGTGGTAGTGTATATGACAAAAATGATTATTTAGAATTATTGTTGTTTTGTTTTAATACTTTTAAATTAATGAAAGTTAAAGGTATGTTAGAAATTGAGTCGCACATAGAAAATCCCGATGAAAGTGAATTATTTGCTCAAGCACCATCATTAAAGAAAGAAGCTTTCATGTATAGATTCGTTACAGATAATTTAAGAATAGTAACTATGGGAGCTGATAATTCTTATCAATTTGAGGATCTTGTTAGTAAAGAGATAGAAGTTTATGAAGATGGAATTAATGCTCCCAGCAAAGTAATATTGACTCTTGCTGATGCATTGCCGGCGCTTGGTATTGTTGCAGCTGTACTTGGGGTAATCGTAACTATGAGAAGTATAGCTGAACCTCCGGAAATCCTTGGTGCTTTAATTGCAGCGGCATTAGTCGGTACTTTTACTGGAGTATTGCTAGCGTACGGGTTATTTGGGCCAATGGGGAATTTTTTGGCTAAGAATGCTGAGTACAGAGTGGAGTATCTTGAGTGTATAAAAGTTGGTTTTCTGTCATATTTAAATAATAATCCACCAATAATAATTGTGGAATATATGAGAAAGTGTATTCCCGATGCTGTTAGACCAACATTCCAGGAGTTAGATAATTTCATTAGTGGTGATACCATGAAAATTATGAATTAA
- the lpxA gene encoding acyl-ACP--UDP-N-acetylglucosamine O-acyltransferase: protein MIHPLAIVHPTASIGQNVKIGPFCLIGSDVLLGDNVDLKSHVIIEGKTTIGNNTVIYPFASIGHAPQDLKYQGESSEIIIGQNNIIREYVTIQPGTTGGGMITMIGDHGLFMVGVHIAHDCKIGSNVILANYVSLAGHVQVYDYAIIGGLSAVLQYVRIGQHAMIGGMSAIDKDIIPFGLAKNERAVLEGLNLVGMKRRGFDKQETLDSVKAIEELFADHGIFADRVNQISQSYKGNVIVEQIINFIQQDNMRAFCQPRSTR, encoded by the coding sequence ATGATTCATCCATTGGCCATAGTGCATCCAACAGCTTCAATTGGGCAAAATGTAAAAATAGGCCCATTTTGTCTAATTGGATCAGATGTGTTGTTGGGTGATAATGTAGACCTTAAGTCACATGTGATTATCGAAGGTAAGACTACAATTGGTAATAACACTGTTATTTATCCATTTGCTTCAATTGGTCATGCTCCTCAGGATCTAAAATATCAGGGAGAATCTTCTGAAATTATCATTGGCCAAAATAATATTATCAGAGAATATGTTACCATTCAGCCCGGAACTACAGGTGGTGGTATGATAACTATGATCGGAGACCATGGTTTATTCATGGTTGGCGTACATATAGCTCATGATTGTAAAATTGGTAGTAACGTTATTTTAGCTAATTATGTTAGTTTGGCCGGACATGTACAGGTTTATGATTACGCTATAATTGGTGGCTTATCGGCAGTATTACAATATGTACGCATTGGTCAACATGCAATGATTGGTGGTATGTCTGCTATTGATAAAGATATCATTCCATTTGGCCTAGCAAAAAATGAGCGAGCAGTACTTGAAGGATTAAATCTAGTAGGTATGAAAAGACGTGGCTTTGATAAGCAGGAAACATTAGATAGTGTTAAGGCAATAGAAGAACTATTTGCTGATCATGGTATCTTTGCTGATCGAGTTAATCAGATTTCACAATCTTATAAAGGCAATGTTATTGTTGAACAAATAATAAATTTTATTCAACAGGATAATATGCGTGCTTTCTGTCAACCACGATCTACTCGGTGA
- a CDS encoding glycosyltransferase: MFAELCRLKIRPVIARVLPEAIQSIFKIDWIASGRDLRQDDLTQFIKHSLKLWLLKFLILIFSSSLSFAQDPTFEESVTDRSSRVKSTWDKFKNQTFNKLIADIYQQRSPSKMVYNAEPLIPKIMHQIWIGQSPLPPLYKNYMEECKLLHPDWEFKLWQDADIEQLNLQYKHVYDLARTWTQKSDILRYEILLKYGGVYRDTDIKCYKSLDELNHKYDFYAVSEFILYQLGGNLQINNGFIGTIPKHPIIKSTLDIITTNLPKQLQLYDNGDDSNRNYADINWFILKTTMYPLREAIHKELLNDQKAIVLPTTYEFSCFIYDLYKINEKNSLFNFIKIATSQNIQDKFPFAGAKQESFILHNIAKSETGFLTFAQGMDMEIPERKKLLMKLPPSDQHILDSLEYYYAKNAPSLLPFKVNDEIPKKIIFVVFNEQEKNDLANNMHDWIMLNRNFIIEIWDLNKISELLPIIKKYLTEQQHAPEELRFLSGLELINRFGGHYADAKAKPISPLFELGNKYKLYTGLQPVNHQNLQLLASQKLIGSVAASPVISKVLEDFYQQNTNLSQNLIKTIYQNMWLYGKMVILPTASIGPADPYITEGFFNKMINIYTNYKSFINDRHCSYAIIE, from the coding sequence GTGTTCGCTGAACTGTGTCGATTAAAAATAAGGCCTGTCATTGCGAGGGTTTTGCCTGAAGCAATCCAGTCAATCTTTAAGATTGACTGGATTGCTTCAGGCAGAGACCTCAGGCAAGACGACTTGACACAGTTTATTAAACACTCTCTAAAGCTTTGGCTGCTTAAGTTCCTTATATTAATCTTTTCATCTTCTTTATCTTTTGCTCAAGATCCAACTTTTGAAGAATCAGTAACTGATAGATCATCAAGAGTAAAAAGTACTTGGGATAAATTCAAGAATCAAACATTCAATAAGTTAATAGCAGATATTTATCAGCAAAGATCTCCTTCTAAAATGGTGTATAACGCCGAACCATTAATTCCTAAAATTATGCATCAAATATGGATTGGTCAGAGTCCTCTACCACCATTATATAAAAACTACATGGAAGAATGTAAATTGTTGCATCCGGATTGGGAATTTAAATTATGGCAAGATGCTGACATTGAACAACTTAATCTGCAATATAAGCATGTTTATGACTTGGCTCGTACGTGGACACAAAAATCTGATATATTAAGATACGAAATATTATTAAAATATGGTGGGGTATATAGAGACACAGATATCAAATGCTATAAATCTTTAGATGAATTAAATCATAAATATGATTTTTATGCTGTTTCAGAATTTATTTTATATCAGCTTGGAGGAAACCTACAGATCAACAATGGCTTTATTGGTACTATACCTAAACATCCGATAATCAAAAGTACTCTTGATATTATTACAACTAATTTACCAAAACAACTACAACTATATGATAATGGTGATGATAGCAATAGAAATTATGCAGATATTAACTGGTTTATTTTAAAAACTACAATGTATCCTTTGCGTGAAGCTATCCACAAAGAATTATTAAATGATCAGAAAGCTATAGTATTACCCACAACTTATGAATTCTCTTGCTTCATATATGACTTATATAAAATTAACGAAAAAAACAGTCTATTTAATTTTATTAAAATTGCTACAAGCCAAAATATTCAGGATAAATTTCCGTTTGCTGGAGCTAAACAAGAAAGCTTTATTTTGCATAATATAGCAAAATCAGAGACTGGATTTTTAACATTTGCTCAAGGCATGGATATGGAAATTCCAGAACGTAAAAAATTATTGATGAAGTTACCTCCATCAGATCAACATATTTTGGATTCTCTGGAATATTATTACGCTAAAAACGCTCCCTCATTATTACCGTTCAAGGTAAATGATGAAATACCGAAAAAAATTATTTTTGTGGTGTTTAATGAACAAGAGAAAAATGATTTGGCTAATAACATGCATGATTGGATCATGTTAAATCGAAATTTTATTATTGAAATTTGGGATTTAAATAAAATATCTGAGCTCCTACCAATTATAAAAAAATATCTTACTGAGCAACAGCATGCTCCTGAAGAGTTACGGTTTTTATCTGGTCTTGAACTAATTAATAGATTTGGTGGACATTATGCTGATGCAAAAGCCAAACCTATTTCTCCATTATTTGAGCTTGGTAATAAGTATAAATTATATACCGGGTTACAACCAGTAAATCACCAAAATTTACAACTACTCGCTTCACAAAAATTAATTGGATCAGTTGCTGCAAGCCCTGTTATTTCTAAGGTATTAGAAGATTTTTATCAACAAAACACTAATTTAAGCCAAAACCTGATTAAAACTATTTATCAAAATATGTGGCTATATGGCAAGATGGTTATCTTACCTACAGCTTCGATTGGTCCAGCAGATCCGTACATTACAGAAGGTTTCTTTAATAAGATGATCAATATTTATACCAATTATAAGTCATTTATTAATGATCGGCACTGCTCTTATGCTATCATTGAATAG
- the fabZ gene encoding 3-hydroxyacyl-ACP dehydratase FabZ, producing the protein MNVEIIDIVEIMKMIPHRYPFLLIDKVIALQPNHSIVGIKNVTVNEPQFTGHFPHRPIMPGVLIIEAMAQLSAVLVSKSMDTKEDKDVYFMSIESTKFRKIVEPGDTMYLYSTIEQNRSQVWKFAARAEINNTIAAESFFTAMVKNRL; encoded by the coding sequence ATGAATGTTGAAATAATTGATATAGTAGAAATCATGAAAATGATTCCGCATCGTTATCCTTTTTTGCTGATAGATAAAGTTATAGCGCTACAACCAAATCACTCAATAGTCGGCATCAAGAATGTTACTGTTAATGAACCACAATTTACTGGTCATTTCCCACATCGACCAATTATGCCTGGAGTATTAATTATTGAAGCAATGGCTCAATTATCTGCTGTTTTAGTTTCTAAATCTATGGATACTAAAGAAGATAAAGATGTATATTTTATGTCAATAGAATCAACAAAATTTCGTAAAATTGTTGAACCTGGTGATACGATGTATCTATATTCAACTATAGAACAGAATAGATCTCAAGTGTGGAAATTTGCTGCAAGAGCTGAAATCAACAACACTATAGCAGCAGAAAGTTTTTTTACGGCAATGGTTAAAAATAGGCTTTAA
- a CDS encoding RDD family protein — MNQLQFEYAGIWRRSCAHIIDGFLLQITLIVIGSVFFGIDFISLYSETWRNIVEYNSDEIQITKVENFANTTHSIMAWIYYPLFNSSTMQATPGKYLLKLKLITIEGNKLTLLRAIARELAMVASAVLIMLFMLLIVAFFIDLEAILALLLVLLGATAIILAIPIIITKEKKGFHDMICNTRVIRR; from the coding sequence ATGAACCAGCTACAATTTGAATATGCAGGCATATGGCGACGTAGCTGTGCTCACATAATAGATGGCTTCCTATTACAAATTACTCTTATTGTAATAGGAAGTGTTTTCTTTGGTATAGATTTTATCTCGCTATATTCAGAAACATGGCGTAACATTGTAGAATATAACTCTGATGAAATACAAATCACCAAGGTAGAAAATTTTGCTAATACAACTCACTCAATAATGGCCTGGATCTATTATCCGTTATTTAATAGTTCTACGATGCAAGCTACTCCTGGTAAATACTTGCTAAAATTGAAGTTAATTACTATTGAAGGTAATAAATTAACCTTACTTAGAGCCATAGCAAGAGAACTTGCTATGGTTGCCTCTGCGGTATTAATAATGTTGTTTATGCTACTTATTGTAGCTTTCTTTATTGATCTTGAAGCAATTTTAGCATTACTTTTAGTATTACTTGGTGCTACAGCAATTATATTAGCTATACCAATAATAATTACTAAAGAAAAAAAGGGATTTCACGATATGATTTGTAATACAAGGGTAATCAGACGATAA
- a CDS encoding cation diffusion facilitator family transporter encodes MSVKVEHQLIRLASSLSVVTAVIILAIKIYGLESTDSQSILASLVDSMLDISSSLLNLIAIRIALQPPDHNHRFGHEKFQDLAVFSQSMFFCASGIFTFISSARSLFEQNPVTNPEIGIKAMYWCVLLTFLLVCYQSYVIKKTKSNIIAADKVHYFADFLTNIAVILSLYLCNKIWWIDALCGISISLYILYSCYSLFRQAIRNLVDEEMPDKDKQKILTIIINNQKIKGIHDFKTRYAANKPFIQFHLEMDGTMSLNDAHQISDQICEELLKIFPNAEIIVHQDPEEIDEPVGYREVLRI; translated from the coding sequence ATGTCCGTCAAAGTTGAACATCAGCTAATAAGATTAGCATCAAGTTTGTCAGTAGTTACTGCGGTGATAATACTCGCCATTAAAATCTATGGTTTGGAGAGTACAGATTCACAATCAATACTTGCTTCATTAGTGGATTCAATGCTTGATATTTCTTCATCATTGCTAAATTTAATAGCGATTCGTATAGCACTGCAACCACCAGATCACAATCATCGATTTGGTCATGAAAAATTCCAGGATTTAGCTGTTTTTTCACAATCGATGTTTTTTTGTGCTTCAGGTATATTTACTTTTATCTCATCAGCAAGAAGTTTGTTTGAACAGAATCCGGTTACAAATCCCGAGATAGGCATCAAAGCCATGTATTGGTGTGTATTATTGACCTTTTTATTAGTATGTTATCAAAGCTACGTTATAAAAAAAACAAAATCTAATATAATAGCAGCTGATAAAGTACACTATTTTGCTGATTTTTTAACCAATATTGCGGTAATTCTCTCTTTATACTTATGCAATAAAATTTGGTGGATCGATGCTTTATGCGGTATTAGTATTTCATTGTATATATTGTACTCATGCTACTCTTTATTTCGTCAAGCAATAAGAAATTTAGTTGATGAAGAGATGCCTGACAAGGATAAGCAAAAAATACTAACCATTATTATTAATAATCAGAAGATTAAAGGAATTCATGATTTTAAAACCAGATATGCTGCTAATAAACCGTTTATCCAATTTCATTTGGAAATGGATGGAACGATGTCGTTAAACGATGCTCATCAAATTAGTGATCAGATATGCGAGGAATTATTAAAAATTTTTCCAAATGCAGAAATTATTGTTCATCAAGATCCAGAAGAAATAGATGAACCAGTAGGTTATCGTGAAGTCCTCAGGATTTAA
- a CDS encoding LpxI family protein: MTNHYQNTDTTLSTLGIIAGRGLLPLEIAKFYTQQNGNCCIAAINNEVDVKFDPQLPYREFAIGSVGAVIDYFKQFGVKNIIFAGGVRRPNLLTIKADLIGAKLLSKILANKFLGDDSILRVVADFFEHYGFTVVSVQDIYANITNVTTENNALTTLIPSAQNLIDIEFGKKVAIALGALDVGQSVIVEDGYVLGIEAAEGTDNLIIRCASLRKKKTGAILIKMLKQNQDMRLDLPTIGPDTIKLLSNYKYSGLAIDHKTIIIDHKTTIELANNCGIFISTIDLLNV, encoded by the coding sequence ATGACCAACCATTACCAAAATACTGATACCACTCTCTCAACTTTAGGAATTATAGCTGGACGTGGTTTGCTACCATTAGAGATTGCCAAATTTTACACACAACAAAATGGTAATTGCTGCATTGCTGCCATAAATAATGAGGTTGATGTAAAGTTTGACCCACAGCTCCCATATCGAGAATTTGCAATCGGCAGCGTCGGTGCCGTAATTGATTATTTCAAACAGTTTGGAGTAAAAAATATTATTTTTGCCGGTGGAGTACGTCGTCCCAATTTACTGACCATTAAAGCTGACCTTATTGGAGCAAAATTACTGTCTAAAATATTAGCCAATAAATTTCTTGGTGATGATAGTATTCTACGAGTAGTGGCAGATTTTTTTGAGCATTATGGCTTTACCGTAGTCTCTGTCCAAGATATATATGCTAATATAACTAATGTAACTACTGAAAATAATGCCTTAACCACACTTATTCCATCCGCTCAAAACCTCATAGATATTGAATTTGGTAAAAAAGTAGCTATAGCTTTAGGCGCTTTAGATGTCGGACAATCAGTAATTGTAGAAGATGGTTATGTACTTGGCATAGAAGCAGCAGAAGGAACAGATAACTTAATCATAAGATGCGCTAGTTTACGTAAAAAAAAGACAGGAGCTATCCTTATAAAAATGCTAAAACAAAACCAAGACATGCGTTTGGATCTCCCTACTATCGGACCAGATACAATTAAGCTACTATCTAATTATAAATATAGTGGTCTTGCTATTGATCATAAGACCATTATTATTGATCATAAAACTACAATCGAGTTAGCAAATAATTGTGGTATTTTTATTTCAACGATTGATTTGCTCAATGTTTGA
- the lpxD gene encoding UDP-3-O-(3-hydroxymyristoyl)glucosamine N-acyltransferase has translation MVDTNFYKISKPHTIAEIATATNCEILFPQGNRYNQDTPIVAVKPLTLANDGDISFFSNKKYAKDFDNSRATACIVPSDFTTKTELQLVLLKNKNPYLAYTKLIDLFYNLAKTYPQKIATSAQVSALAIIGKNCYIGHNVVIEDNVTIGDDCIIEAGSFIDFGVRIGNRAKIYSHVTLSYCEIGDDVVILPGARIGQDGFGFATAGGVHHKIFHIGKVIIGNNVEIGANATIDRGSLNDTVIEDLCRIDNLVQIAHNVRIGKGSIIVAQVGIAGSSKIGNYCALGGQVGISGHLTVGDQSQIAAQGGVIQDLPPNSIVGGTPTVPIRDWHKQTIAIKQLIQKRKKNEC, from the coding sequence ATGGTAGATACAAATTTTTACAAAATATCAAAACCTCACACGATTGCTGAAATTGCCACAGCTACTAATTGTGAGATCTTATTCCCTCAAGGAAATCGTTATAATCAAGATACCCCTATTGTTGCTGTAAAACCTTTAACATTAGCAAATGATGGTGATATTAGTTTCTTTAGTAACAAAAAATATGCAAAAGATTTTGATAATAGCCGTGCGACTGCGTGTATAGTGCCCAGCGATTTTACTACTAAAACAGAATTACAACTGGTGCTATTAAAAAATAAGAATCCATATCTAGCCTACACTAAGTTAATTGATTTATTTTATAATCTTGCAAAAACCTATCCACAAAAGATTGCTACATCAGCGCAAGTATCAGCACTTGCAATTATAGGCAAGAACTGTTATATCGGTCATAATGTAGTTATCGAAGATAATGTAACTATAGGTGATGATTGTATTATCGAAGCTGGTAGTTTTATTGATTTTGGAGTGCGAATTGGCAATCGAGCAAAAATATATTCACATGTTACTCTTAGCTATTGTGAAATAGGGGATGATGTTGTGATTTTACCTGGAGCTCGAATTGGTCAAGATGGTTTTGGTTTTGCCACCGCAGGAGGAGTACATCACAAAATTTTTCATATTGGGAAAGTAATAATTGGTAATAATGTTGAGATTGGAGCTAATGCTACTATTGATCGAGGCTCTCTAAATGATACAGTAATCGAAGATCTATGTCGCATAGATAATTTAGTACAAATTGCTCATAATGTCAGAATCGGTAAGGGCTCGATAATTGTTGCACAAGTAGGTATTGCCGGCAGCAGTAAAATCGGTAATTACTGCGCTCTTGGAGGACAAGTTGGTATATCTGGACATCTCACGGTTGGCGATCAATCACAAATTGCCGCCCAAGGTGGAGTAATTCAGGATTTGCCACCAAATAGTATAGTTGGCGGCACACCGACAGTACCGATTAGAGACTGGCATAAACAAACTATTGCCATAAAACAGCTGATTCAAAAGAGAAAGAAAAATGAATGTTGA
- a CDS encoding RT0821/Lpp0805 family surface protein, which translates to MNSNKIIAIALIGFILQGCAGGMNKQGSGTLIGGLAGGLLGSQFGKGSGALAATGVGVLAGALIGGQIGKTMDDTDRRILEMRSQQALETSPAGNSVEWRNPDNGHYGYVTPTKTYRADSGEYCREYTQVIVVGGKEEKAYGRACRKPDGQWQIIQ; encoded by the coding sequence ATGAATAGCAACAAAATTATCGCAATAGCTTTAATAGGATTTATCTTGCAAGGATGCGCAGGAGGAATGAACAAGCAAGGCAGTGGCACCTTAATTGGTGGTCTGGCTGGAGGGTTACTTGGTTCTCAGTTTGGTAAAGGTAGTGGTGCCTTAGCTGCAACTGGAGTGGGAGTATTAGCTGGAGCACTAATAGGTGGTCAAATTGGTAAAACCATGGATGACACTGATCGTCGTATATTAGAAATGCGTTCACAACAAGCATTAGAAACCTCACCGGCTGGAAACAGCGTCGAATGGCGCAATCCTGATAACGGACACTATGGATATGTTACTCCTACAAAAACCTATAGAGCTGATAGCGGGGAATATTGCCGGGAATATACTCAAGTAATAGTTGTCGGCGGCAAAGAAGAAAAGGCCTATGGTCGTGCCTGTCGCAAACCTGACGGTCAATGGCAAATTATACAGTGA
- a CDS encoding nucleoside deaminase, translating into MQKALMLAAEAYNNDEIPVGAVIVNRKEQTIVAKAHNIMQKHNNSLLHAEIVAINRACQGLNSKYLENCDIYVSLEPCVMCAAAISYAKISRLFYAAADRKQGAVEHGVRFFTKKSCFHRPEVYDNLDAEKSQQLIKSFFRQIRKNGL; encoded by the coding sequence ATGCAAAAAGCATTAATGCTAGCAGCAGAGGCGTATAATAACGATGAGATTCCTGTTGGAGCTGTTATTGTAAATCGCAAAGAGCAAACTATAGTTGCTAAAGCTCATAATATTATGCAGAAACATAATAATTCTTTATTGCATGCAGAAATAGTCGCAATTAATCGCGCATGTCAAGGGTTAAATAGTAAGTATCTGGAGAATTGTGATATTTATGTTAGTTTGGAACCATGCGTAATGTGTGCAGCTGCTATATCTTATGCAAAAATCAGTAGATTATTTTATGCTGCTGCCGATCGAAAGCAAGGAGCAGTTGAGCATGGAGTACGATTTTTTACAAAGAAATCATGTTTTCATCGTCCAGAAGTGTATGATAACCTAGATGCTGAAAAATCTCAGCAGCTAATTAAAAGTTTTTTTAGGCAGATAAGAAAAAATGGTCTATAA